In the Gasterosteus aculeatus chromosome X, fGasAcu3.hap1.1, whole genome shotgun sequence genome, one interval contains:
- the rapsn gene encoding 43 kDa receptor-associated protein of the synapse, giving the protein MNTFMKRLAPEMGQDQTKQQIEKGLRLYQSNQTDKALHVWTKVLEKTSDPGGKFRVLGCLITAHSEMGKYKDMLKYALDQIDTAREMEDPDYLTEGYLNLARSNEKLCDFQKTVSYCKTCLNMQGTTVSLQLNGQVCLSMGNAFLGLSVFQKALESYEKALRYAHNNDDKMLECRVCCSLGNIYVHLKDYEKALFFPCKAAELVNDYGKGWSLKYRAMSQYHMSVAYRKLERLPDAMECCEESMKIALQHSDRPLQALCLLNFADIHRCRRDADKAFPRYESALGIMTEIGNRLGQSHVYLGVAKCWLLQKEFDKALDSLQRAQELADGMGNKLSTLKVHCLSEGIYRARGQQEELREQVVKFLQCVEELELYCGMCGESIGDRDQKLQALPCSHIFHLKCLQTNGTKGCPKCFKSSLKPGFV; this is encoded by the exons ATGAATACTTTTATGAAGCGCCTTGCACCAGAGATGGGCCAGGACCAAACCAAGCAGCAGATCGAGAAGGGCCTGAGGTTGTATCAGTCCAATCAGACGGACAAAGCCCTGCATGTCTGGACTAAAGTGCTGGAGAAGACCTCAGATCCTGGAGGGAAGTTCCGGGTGTTAGGGTGCCTGATTACGGCTCACTCGGAAATGGGAAAATACAAAGATATGCTTAAG TACGCTCTGGATCAAATCGACACGGCCAGAGAAATGGAGGACCCAGACTACCTCACAGAGGGCTACCTGAACTTGGCGCGCAGCAATGAGAAGCTGTGCGACTTCCAGAAAACGGTGTCCTACTGTAAGACCTGCTTGAACATGCAGGGCACCACGGTCAGCCTGCAGCTCAACGGCCAGGTATGTCTCAGCATGGGCAACGCCTTCCTGGGCCTCAGCGTCTTCCAGAAGGCCTTGGAGAGCTACGAGAAGGCCCTGCGCTACGCACACAACAACGACGACAAGATGCTGGAGTGCAGAGTCTGCTGCAGCCTGGGGAACATTTACGTCCACCTTAAG GACTATGAGAAAGCGCTGTTCTTCCCGTGTAAAGCAGCTGAGCTTGTCAATGACTACGGGAAGGGTTGGAGCCTGAAGTATCGAGCCATGAGCCAGTACCACATGTCCGTCGCCTACAGGAAGCTGGAGCGCCTGCCGGACGCCATGGAGTGCTGCGAG GAATCGATGAAGATTGCCCTGCAGCACAGTGACCGTCCTCTGCAGGCTCTGTGCTTACTGAACTTTGCAGACATACACCGCTGCAGGCGGGACGCTGAT AAAGCATTCCCTCGCTACGAGTCTGCACTGGGTATCATGACTGAGATTGGAAACCGTCTCGGACAATCTCATGTCTACCTGGGAGTTGCAAAGTGTTGGCTTCTGCAGAAAGAATTTGACAAG GCTCTTGATTCTTTACAGCGAGCACAGGAGTTGGCAGATGGGATGGGAAACAAG ctgtctACGCTGAAGGTGCACTGCCTGAGTGAGGGGATTTATCGTGCCCgggggcagcaggaggagctcaGGGAGCAGGTGGTGAAGTTCCTGCAGTgtgtggaggagctggagctctACTGCGGCATGTGTGGAGAGTCCATCGGGGACAGGGACCAAAAGCTGCAGGCCTTACCTTGTTCCCACATTTTCCATCTCAA GTGTCTGCAGACAAACGGCACCAAGGGTTGTCCGAAATGTTTCAAGTCCTCGTTGAAGCCTGGATTTGTGTGA
- the kbtbd4 gene encoding kelch repeat and BTB domain-containing protein 4: MESSEEGGLSVGGSVGEDNYFLGYTFTDRSHSSRVVKSIMDLCLEDGLFADVTITVDGKEFNLHRLVLSAQSSFFRSMFTSNLKESHNRCIELKDVSATVFQLLIDYIYHGTIKLKVEELQDTYEMADMYQLTALFEECSRFLSRTVEVKNCLQVMWLADRHSDQELYTAAKHCAKIHLVQLRQTEEFLNLPLCLLLDIIKDGVPSSQNPTVAIEVWINHNKVEREEFSCILQENLKEIGENVHIYLIGKEETRTHSLAVSLHCDEDDAISVRGQNSLCHQITAACKHGGDLYVVGGSIPRRMWKCNMHTMDWERCAPLPRDRLHHTMVSVSAEDAIYSLGGKTLQDTLSNAVIYYTVKDNVWTETSQLDTAVSGAAGVNLGGTIYLLGGEENDMDFFTKPSRLIQCFDTASQKCRIKPYMLPFAGCMHAAVHMDVIFVVAEGDSLVCYNPLLESFTRLRFPEVWSCVPSLWKVASCNGCIYVFRDKCKKGDANTLKFNPATSVVYVIRGLKILLTNWQFVLA, encoded by the exons TGGTGAAGAGCATCATGGATCTGTGTTTGGAGGACGGCTTGTTCGCTGATGTCACCATCACCGTGGATGGCAAAGAATTTAACCTGCATCGGCTGGTGCTTTCGGCACAAAGCAGTTTCTTCCGCTCTATGTTCACTTCCAACCTCAAAGAGTCCCACAACCGCTGTATTGAACTGAAGGATGTCAGCGCCACTGTCTTTCAGTTGCTGATTGATTACATCTATCATGGCACGATTAAAttgaaggtggaggagcttCAGGATACCTACGAGATGGCAGATATGTATCAGCTCACTGCACTGTTTGAGGAGTGTTCCCGCTTCCTCTCTCGGACAGTAGAGGTCAAAAACTGCCTACAG GTGATGTGGCtagcagacagacacagtgaCCAGGAGTTATATACTGCAGCAAAGCATTGCGCTAAAATCCACCTGGTGCAGCTGCGTCAGACTGAGGAATTTCTCAATCTGCCTCTCTGTCTTCTCCTGGACATCATCAAAG aTGGAGTTCCGAGCTCCCAGAATCCTACGGTGGCCATTGAGGTGTGGATAAATCACAACAAGGTTGAGAGAGAAGAGTTTTCTTGTATTCTTCAAGAAAATCTGAAG GAAATCGGTGAGAATGTCCATATTTACCTGATTGGGAAAGAGGAGACGCGGACTCACTCCCTGGCTGTGTCGCTTCACTGCGACGAGGACGACGCGATCAGCGTGCGCGGACAGAACAGTTTGTGCCATCAGATCACTGCGGCCTGTAAACACGGAGGGGACCTTTACGTGGTGGGGGGCTCCATTCCTCGCCGCATGTGGAAGTGCAACATGCACACCATGGACTGGGAGCGCTGCGCCCCACTGCCCAGAGACCGCCTCCATCATACCAtggtctctgtctctgctgaGGACGCTATCTACTCATTAGGGGGTAAGACGTTGCAGGACACACTCTCAAACGCGGTCATCTACTACACCGTGAAGGACAACGTGTGGACAGAGACCAGCCAGCTGGACACAGCGGTGTCCGGGGCTGCCGGTGTCAACTTGGGAGGTACCATCTACCTGCTCGGAGGGGAGGAGAACGACATGGACTTTTTTACTAAGCCTTCTCGACTGATTCAGTGCTTTGACACGGCCTCCCAGAAATGCCGGATCAAACCGTACATGCTGCCGTTTGCGGGCTGCATGCACGCCGCGGTGCACATGGACGTGATCTTCGTCGTAGCCGAGGGAGACTCCCTGGTGTGCTACAACCCTCTGCTGGAGAGCTTCACCCGGCTGCGCTTCCCTGAGGTGTGGAGCTGTGTTCCTTCACTGTGGAAGGTTGCCAGCTGTAATGGGTGCATTTACGTCTTCCGAGACAAATGTAAGAAAGGTGACGCGAACACGTTAAAGTTTAACCCGGCCACATCCGTTGTCTACGTTATCCGAGGTTTAAAAATCCTCCTCACAAACTGGCAGTTTGTTTTGGCCTAA
- the ighmbp2 gene encoding DNA-binding protein SMUBP-2, with protein sequence MAVEKFVSKTLELLQEEREAEIEETRIWQENISLKDLQNKGVCLLKLQVGSQSTGLYGRTVIILEPRKHLGFSSLPSNSFGPGDIVGLYDTGGCTPASQVGTGIVTRVSQASISVAFDDSKDGLRFDTDALHNLLKLANDVTYKRMKNALNTLNGYSHGPAANLINVLFGDTKPSHQSQPNEVKFFNSNLDDSQREAVSFTLSQREVAVIHGPPGTGKTTTVVEIILQAVKQGQKVLCCAPSNVAVDNLVERLARCKAKVLRLGHPARLLESIQKHSLDAILAQSDNAGIIADIRKDIDKAFIGMKKMREKGERVNFKREIGELRKELKSREATAMAQILKRADVVLSTNTGASRDGPLKLLPEEHFDWVVIDECAQALESSCWIGLLRARKCVLAGDYKQLPPTIKSQKAASNGLSLSLMERLIQMYGDSVVRMLTVQYRMNSAIMSWASKEMYQGRLTAHSSVERHLLKDLPGVSCVEETSTPLLLIDTAGCGLSEMEVTDEQSKGNPGEVDIVELHIKALTGAGVKAKDIAVIAPYNLQVDLLRQKLSARHPELEIKSVDGFQGREKEAVVLSLVRSNRKGEVGFLAEDRRINVAVTRARRHVAVVCDSQTVQSHAFLKSLVVHMTQCGEVRTAFEYIQDVVPQNYTRDHTDTKANASAATAAAKAKLKDQPPSRPKPRQKKSPGSCANGNAAGAEKPTKSSATALTEEEQQQQQQQQQQQQQQNNRCAEIRAQVEGFLKDSSRKELQFPSSFNSHDRLLVHQIAEELGLVHESKGEGKQRCVSVCRPPVSAPAERPPQGGGGGEEVEVRKDDHAQEETIPNPQREPLCQPPLDLKRLHLERMEREQQKRDRHAQQKKQPINLPPAPAQSSKKPKSAKGKTRVKTGACGIAAAAAPDDDFDALIDAVIKAESVCSFVRCKASVRTLGQLCLFCNRQYCLSHHIPEVHGCGDEAKSHARMRISKEGVLYAGSGKKDKSMDPNKKAYLQRKLDSKLKDMSSQRRPKNKENDS encoded by the exons ATGGCAGTTGAAAAGTTTGTGTCAAAGACACTCGAGCTGctacaggaggagagagaggcggaaaTAGAGGAGACCAG gaTATGGCAGGAGAACATCTCTCTCAAGGATCTTCAAAATAAAGGAGTTTGCCTGCTGAAATTGCAGGTCGGGAGTCAGTCCACGGGCCTGTACGGTCGCACGGTAATCATCCTCGAGCCGAGGAAGCATCTTGGTTTCTCCTCTCTGCCGAGCAACAGCTTTGGACCCG GGGACATAGTGGGCTTGTATGACACCGGTGGGTGCACCCCCGCCTCACAGGTGGGCACAGGAATAGTGACGAGGGTCAGCCAGGCGTCCATCAGCGTGGCCTTCGACGACTCAAAGGACGGCCTCAGGTTTGATACGGATGCGCTTCACAACCTCTTAAAGTTGGCAAATGACGTCACCTACAAACGGATGAAGAA TGCCTTGAACACACTGAACGGATACAGCCATGGACCAGCTGCCAATCTGATAAACGTTCTTTTTGGAGACACAAAACCGTCTCATCAATCACAGCCAA ATGAGGTTAAATTCTTTAACTCCAACCTGGATGACTCTCAGAGAGAAGCCGTGTCCTTTACGCTGTCTCAGAGAGAAGTGGCTGTGATTCATGGACCACCGGGCACTGGGAAAACCACCACAGTGGTGGAGATCATCCTGCAAGCAGTGAAACAAGGCCAAAAG gtccTCTGCTGCGCGCCCTCCAACGTGGCCGTGGATAATTTAGTGGAGCGGTTAGCCCGGTGCAAAGCAAAGGTCCTCAGGCTGGGTCACCCTGCCCGACTTCTGGAGTCCATACAGAAACATTCGCTGGACGCCATCCTCGCGCAGAGCGACAACGCCGGCATCATCGCTGATATCCGTAAAGACATCGATAAAGCATTT attgGAATGAAGAAAATGCGTGAAAAAGGCGAGCGGGTGAACTTCAAAAGAGAAATAGGGGAGCTTCGAAAAGAGCTGAAGTCGAGGGAAGCGACCGCCATGGCACAGATCCTGAAACGTGCGGATGTCGTGTTATCGACCAACACGG GTGCGTCCAGAGACGGCCCCCTGAAGCTCCTGCCGGAGGAGCATTTTGATTGGGTGGTGATCGACGAGTGCGCTCAGGCGCTGGAGAGCAGCTGTTGGATCGGCCTGCTCCGAGCACGCAAGTGTGTCCTGGCTGGAGACTACAAGCAGTTACCACCTACCATCAAATCGCAAAA GGCTGCATCAAACGGGCTGTCTCTCAGCCTCATGGAGAGGCTCATCCAGATGTACGGCGACTCTGTGGTCCGTATGCTGACCGTTCAGTACCGCATGAACAGTGCCATCATGAGTTGGGCCTCCAAAGAGATGTACCAGGGAAGACTAACGGCTCACAGCTCTGTGGAGAGACACTTGCTGAA AGATTTACCAGGAGTCTCCTGCGTCGAAGAGACCAGCACGCCGCTTCTTCTTATTGACACTGCAGGCTGCGGTCTGAGTGAGATGGAGGTCACAGATGAGCAGTCCAAAGGCAATCCGG GTGAGGTAGACATTGTTGAACTGCACATAAAGGCCTTGACTGGAGCCGGAGTTAAAGCCAAAGACATCGCTGTTATTGCTCCGTACAATCTACAG GTCGATCTTCTGCGTCAGAAACTTTCCGCGAGGCATCCGGAGCTGGAGATCAAGTCTGTGGATGGATTCCAGGGCCGAGAGAAGGAGGCTGTGGTGCTGTCGTTGGTTCGGTCCAACAGGAAAG gggaaGTTGGATTTCTCGCGGAGGACAGGAGGATCAATGTGGCCGTCACGCGCGCCAGACGTCACGTGGCTGTTGTGTGCGACAGCCAGACCGTGCAGAGTCACGCTTTCCTCAAGTCCCTCGTCGTTCATATGACCCAGTGTGGCGAGGTGAGAACGGCATTTGAGTACATCCAAGACGTCGTGCCGCAGAACTACACCCGTGACCACACAGACACGAAGGCCAACGCATctgccgccaccgccgccgccaaaGCGAAGCTTAAGGATCAGCCTCCGAGCCGGCCGAAGCCGCGACAAAAGAAGTCCCCGGGTAGCTGCGCTAATGGAAATGCCGCCGGTGCAGAGAAGCCCACAAAGTCCTCCGCCACAGCGCTGacggaggaagagcagcagcagcagcagcagcagcagcagcagcagcagcagcagaacaaccGATGCGCTGAGATCAGAGCGCAGGTGGAGGGCTTTCTGAAGGACTCCAGTCGGAAGGAACTACAGTTCCCATCATCGTTTAACTCTCACGACCGCCTGCTGGTGCACCAGATCGCTGAGGAGCTGGGCCTCGTGCACGAGAGTAAAGGTGAAGGTAAACAgaggtgtgtctctgtctgcaggCCTCCGGTATCGGCCCCGGCCGAGAGGCCAccgcaaggaggaggaggaggagaagaagtagaAGTAAGAAAAGATGACCACGCTCAGGAAGAAACCATTCCCAATCCCCAAAGAGAACCGCTGTGTCAACCTCCATTGGACCTGAAGCGTTTACATTTGGAGCGGATGGAGAGGGAGCAGCAGAAGAGAGACCGACACgctcaacaaaaaaagcaaccgATCAACTTGCCGCCGGCTCCGGCCCAGTCGTCGAAGAAGCCCAAGTCCGCTAAAG GAAAGACCCGAGTGAAGACGGGCGCATGCGGCATCGCCGCGGCCGCCGCTCCGGACGACGACTTTGACGCACTCATCGACGCCGTCATAAAGGCTGAGAGCGTGTGCAGCTTCGTCAGGTGTAAAGCTTCTGTGCGGACGCTCGGACAGCTTTGCCTGTTCTGCAACAGGCAGTATTGTCTCAGTCATCACATACCAGAG gttcaCGGCTGTGGGGATGAAGCAAAGTCTCATGCTCGGATGAGAATAAGCAAAGAAGGCGTTCTGTACGCAGGGAGTGGGAAGAAAGACAAATCCATGGACCCCAATAAAAAGGCCTATCTGCAAAGGAAGCTGGACTCTAAATTAAAAGATATGTCATCGCAGAGGAGAccgaaaaacaaagaaaatgacagTTAG